One part of the Paenibacillus silvisoli genome encodes these proteins:
- a CDS encoding ketoacyl-ACP synthase III — protein sequence MLHESLHSVAAITAFGAYVPDRVLSNHDLEAMVDTSDEWIFQRTGIKERRIASEEQYCSDMCFGAVRNLQLRYGVVLEDVDFVLVATTTPDTFFPSMSARVQAEFGIARCGAVDIQAACAGFVSALQLANGLLLSGVYHKILVIGAETLSKATDYTDRTTCILFGDGAGAALVERREEGAFLASYSATNGSDGRHLYRSSLAPSIGGQPIQQNGYIVQNGREVYRWAVTTVPKGIQELLTRSGYTVEEIDWFVPHSANMRIVESICERTGIPLEKSLTSMMQYGNTSAASIPLALDLALQEGRIRTGDLMLLYGFGGGLTESALLLRWTL from the coding sequence ATGCTGCATGAATCTCTGCACTCAGTGGCTGCCATTACGGCGTTTGGCGCTTACGTTCCCGACCGCGTGCTCTCGAATCATGATTTGGAAGCTATGGTGGATACGAGCGATGAATGGATTTTCCAGCGCACCGGCATTAAAGAAAGGCGCATCGCCTCGGAGGAGCAGTACTGCAGCGATATGTGCTTCGGCGCCGTGCGCAACCTGCAGCTTCGCTACGGCGTCGTGCTCGAGGACGTCGATTTCGTGCTCGTCGCCACAACGACTCCCGACACGTTCTTTCCCAGCATGTCTGCGCGCGTACAAGCGGAGTTCGGCATCGCTCGCTGCGGGGCGGTCGATATCCAAGCCGCATGCGCCGGATTCGTATCCGCGCTGCAGCTGGCCAACGGACTCCTGCTTTCCGGCGTTTATCATAAAATTTTAGTCATCGGCGCTGAAACGCTGTCTAAAGCAACGGACTATACGGACCGCACAACCTGCATCCTGTTCGGCGACGGTGCCGGCGCGGCGCTCGTCGAACGCCGCGAAGAAGGGGCGTTTCTCGCCTCTTACTCGGCAACGAACGGCTCGGACGGACGGCATTTGTACCGCTCCAGCCTCGCCCCTTCCATCGGCGGCCAACCGATTCAGCAGAACGGTTACATCGTGCAAAACGGCCGCGAGGTTTACCGCTGGGCGGTAACGACCGTGCCGAAAGGCATTCAGGAGCTGCTGACGCGCAGCGGCTATACCGTCGAGGAGATCGATTGGTTCGTTCCGCACAGCGCCAACATGCGGATCGTCGAATCGATATGCGAGCGGACGGGCATCCCGCTGGAGAAGTCGCTGACTAGCATGATGCAATACGGCAACACCTCGGCGGCCTCGATTCCGCTGGCGCTCGATTTGGCGCTTCAAGAAGGCCGGATTCGTACGGGCGATCTCATGCTGCTTTACGGCTTCGGCGGCGGCCTGACGGAATCCGCGCTGCTGCTGCGTTGGACGCTTTGA
- a CDS encoding CBO0543 family protein encodes MLLEHAILILIWIITIGLVVFTTRRNQIREAAVVFLFKQVLTWLLGLTVVQFKLIEYPVREFPYATRTSFSFEYFIFPAICIVYNLRFPTNKGPFLKLCWILLFPSWMTALEVLLERYTDLIRFIHWQWYWTWITLLITFYLSRRFYLWFFKKDKVVLLT; translated from the coding sequence ATGCTGCTCGAACATGCAATTCTCATTTTGATCTGGATCATTACAATAGGTCTTGTCGTGTTTACGACCCGGCGAAATCAAATACGCGAAGCAGCGGTCGTTTTTTTGTTTAAACAGGTACTAACCTGGCTATTGGGTCTTACGGTGGTCCAGTTTAAACTGATTGAATACCCTGTTCGCGAGTTTCCGTATGCGACGCGGACCAGCTTTTCATTTGAATACTTTATTTTCCCGGCCATCTGTATTGTGTATAACCTCCGATTTCCAACAAACAAAGGCCCATTCCTTAAGCTGTGTTGGATCTTGCTGTTTCCGAGCTGGATGACAGCGTTGGAGGTTTTGTTGGAGAGGTACACCGATTTAATCCGCTTTATTCACTGGCAATGGTATTGGACTTGGATCACGCTGCTCATTACATTCTATTTATCGCGTCGGTTTTACCTGTGGTTTTTCAAAAAAGATAAGGTGGTCCTACTGACATAA
- a CDS encoding response regulator transcription factor — protein sequence MKTILIVEDEDILREISKDYFLNEGYKVLEAADGKAALKLFQEQNVDLVVLDIMLPELDGWSVCRRIRKQSDIPIIMLTARVDEEDTLLGFELGADDYVTKPYSPLVLLARAKRLLESRGRVGKPVQQPDDAALTINGIRVHFPSRTVAVEGTPVSFTHTEFEILAYLMQNQGNVITREQLITKIWGYEYAGDDRTVNTHIRNLRNKLGDKAGMIVTVVRTGYKFEAQA from the coding sequence ATGAAAACCATCTTGATCGTCGAGGACGAAGACATCCTGCGCGAAATTAGCAAAGATTATTTTTTAAATGAAGGCTATAAGGTGCTTGAGGCAGCGGATGGCAAAGCGGCGCTGAAGCTGTTCCAAGAGCAGAACGTGGATTTGGTCGTGCTGGACATTATGCTGCCGGAGCTGGACGGATGGTCGGTTTGCCGGCGCATCCGCAAACAATCGGACATCCCGATTATTATGCTGACGGCCCGGGTCGATGAAGAAGACACGCTGCTCGGCTTTGAGCTTGGCGCCGACGATTATGTGACGAAGCCGTACAGTCCGCTTGTCCTTCTCGCGAGAGCGAAGAGGCTGCTGGAAAGTCGCGGCCGAGTCGGAAAGCCGGTTCAGCAGCCGGATGACGCCGCGTTAACGATCAATGGCATTCGGGTTCATTTTCCATCGAGGACCGTTGCGGTTGAGGGGACGCCTGTCAGCTTCACGCATACGGAATTCGAAATTCTCGCGTACCTCATGCAAAATCAAGGCAATGTCATTACCCGCGAGCAGTTGATTACGAAAATATGGGGCTATGAATATGCCGGGGACGATCGCACGGTAAACACGCATATCCGAAACCTGCGCAATAAGCTCGGCGATAAAGCCGGCATGATCGTCACGGTCGTGCGGACAGGCTACAAATTCGAGGCGCAAGCATGA
- a CDS encoding glycosyltransferase family 4 protein, producing the protein MKLLFTYFIPSGGIETLNRLRYHALRSIGVEAHALYLWEGAGLQNMLGIPHYVTNNNEDIKAILAQHRYDAIIVTCDHLMLERLYGLGYRGTMIYEAQGLGTKEAAASTFAFASGYIRAYAGAALSPPTSHLMALFQTYLGDFPRFYVQNMIDTDSFVHLDVPHLKPSGAPILGWIGRMEQNKNWPLYLRICSALVAGRPDLQLWVFEDATLSEPGERDRFYAMLSELNLQNHITIRSNMPHSHMPHYLSAIADSGGMLLSTSMTEGFGYAVAEAMSCRCPVLSTDSDGVRCFITHNETGKFFNGQTVWEAVQEAKELMDNKPLRAKLIDNAQAHVRKAFSPARYAADIRNILIALRLMPYQ; encoded by the coding sequence ATGAAGCTGCTGTTCACGTACTTTATACCAAGCGGCGGGATCGAAACGCTGAATCGGCTGCGTTACCACGCGCTGCGCTCGATTGGCGTCGAAGCGCACGCGCTTTATTTATGGGAAGGCGCAGGCCTGCAAAACATGCTGGGCATTCCTCATTATGTCACGAACAATAACGAGGACATTAAAGCGATTTTGGCTCAGCATCGTTATGACGCCATCATCGTCACTTGCGACCATCTGATGCTCGAGCGGCTGTACGGTCTCGGCTACAGAGGGACGATGATCTATGAGGCGCAAGGGCTCGGCACGAAGGAAGCCGCAGCGTCGACCTTCGCTTTTGCCTCCGGCTATATCCGGGCTTACGCCGGCGCCGCGCTCAGTCCGCCGACCTCGCATCTCATGGCGCTGTTCCAAACGTATCTGGGCGATTTCCCGCGCTTCTACGTGCAAAACATGATCGATACCGACAGCTTCGTCCACCTCGACGTTCCTCATCTGAAGCCGTCGGGCGCGCCGATACTCGGCTGGATCGGCCGTATGGAGCAGAACAAAAACTGGCCGCTCTATTTGCGAATTTGCAGCGCGCTCGTCGCCGGACGGCCGGACCTCCAGCTGTGGGTTTTCGAGGACGCCACGTTATCGGAGCCGGGAGAGCGGGATCGTTTCTACGCCATGCTCTCTGAACTGAATTTGCAAAACCATATAACGATACGCTCCAACATGCCGCACAGCCACATGCCCCACTATTTATCCGCGATCGCCGATTCCGGTGGGATGCTGCTGTCCACCTCCATGACCGAAGGGTTCGGTTATGCCGTCGCGGAGGCGATGAGCTGCCGTTGTCCCGTACTGTCCACCGATTCCGACGGCGTCCGCTGCTTCATTACGCATAACGAGACGGGGAAATTTTTTAACGGCCAAACGGTTTGGGAAGCCGTCCAGGAAGCTAAGGAGCTAATGGACAACAAGCCGCTGAGAGCGAAGCTGATCGATAACGCCCAGGCGCATGTCCGCAAAGCGTTCTCGCCGGCCCGATATGCCGCGGATATTCGCAACATCCTTATCGCGCTGAGATTGATGCCCTATCAATAA
- a CDS encoding sn-glycerol-1-phosphate dehydrogenase encodes MVNIQEALAEVNAAAAARPDGVKHAPIVMEAVLEAGALRALAPYLQEKGYGEVVLVVDANTWEAAGKQLAANLEAAGAAFRVCTLAPNSQGDVIADERTIVQLMLEAPLYVQALVAVGSGTIHDIVRFVCCQTGRDFISVPTAASVDGFTSVGAPIIVNGVKVTVPAIAPCAIFADLDVLAAAPQRLTAAGFADMLGKFTSLADWRFSNELAGEPFCPLAYELTEQALASCIEAVDEISRGSHAGVAILMEALLLSGWSMLLVGHSRPASGGEHHLSHHFEMAYLKEGRRQLLHGAKVGVASVLLAGLYRERLADAYPGIYGELPQPDLLRAWLREAGGPADPADIGLADALIAEALQEAHKLRDRYTGLKHLALQAEGAAG; translated from the coding sequence ATGGTGAATATTCAAGAGGCTTTGGCGGAAGTGAATGCGGCTGCGGCGGCTCGGCCGGATGGGGTGAAGCATGCTCCGATCGTGATGGAGGCCGTTTTGGAAGCGGGCGCGCTCCGGGCGCTAGCCCCCTATTTGCAGGAGAAGGGTTACGGCGAAGTCGTGCTGGTCGTCGATGCGAATACGTGGGAAGCCGCGGGGAAGCAGCTTGCCGCGAATTTGGAAGCGGCAGGCGCGGCTTTCCGGGTGTGCACGCTTGCGCCGAACAGCCAGGGCGACGTGATTGCGGATGAGCGGACGATCGTACAGCTGATGCTGGAAGCGCCGTTGTATGTGCAGGCGCTGGTCGCTGTCGGCTCGGGGACGATTCACGATATCGTACGGTTCGTTTGCTGCCAGACCGGGCGGGATTTTATTTCGGTGCCGACGGCGGCCTCTGTCGACGGATTCACCTCGGTTGGCGCTCCGATCATCGTGAACGGCGTCAAAGTTACCGTTCCCGCAATTGCGCCTTGCGCGATTTTCGCGGATCTGGATGTTTTGGCGGCGGCTCCGCAGCGTCTAACGGCTGCCGGCTTCGCGGATATGCTCGGCAAGTTTACGTCGCTTGCCGATTGGAGGTTCTCGAACGAGTTGGCCGGCGAGCCGTTCTGCCCGTTGGCTTACGAGCTGACCGAGCAGGCGCTCGCTTCGTGCATTGAAGCTGTGGACGAGATTTCGCGAGGCTCCCATGCGGGGGTTGCCATTCTGATGGAGGCGCTGCTGCTCTCCGGCTGGTCGATGCTGCTCGTCGGCCATTCGCGGCCGGCTTCGGGCGGGGAGCACCATCTCTCGCACCATTTCGAGATGGCTTACTTGAAGGAAGGCCGCAGGCAGCTGCTGCACGGCGCCAAGGTCGGCGTTGCTTCGGTGCTGCTCGCCGGCCTATACCGGGAGCGGCTTGCGGACGCGTATCCCGGCATCTACGGCGAGCTGCCGCAGCCGGACCTGCTGCGCGCTTGGCTGCGCGAAGCGGGAGGCCCGGCCGATCCGGCGGACATCGGCCTCGCGGATGCGCTCATCGCCGAAGCGCTGCAGGAAGCGCACAAGCTGCGGGACCGGTATACCGGTCTGAAGCATCTTGCGCTGCAAGCGGAGGGCGCTGCGGGTTAG
- a CDS encoding efflux RND transporter permease subunit gives MKFITQFSLRNPVAIVLLVILIAAGGMYSATRFKQEQQPEITFPGIMVTAVYPGAAPNEVLNQVTLPIEKVLQNVEGIKNVTSSSANSTSFLQLEFGYNDDMKEKQDEVSRALSDARLPENVEKPLVQYFSTTNQPIMYTTVSANEGVSEEELAEIVKTKLQPNLQAIEGISNVHAIGLQDEGIYIRLHAEEMTKHGITHEQVMMALQANNISVPLGEAKLAQTTMPVFVQGDLRSIDQLREWRLTSSGDVKLTDIADIEEGKDLQVISQTNGSPSITLNIVKAGNANTVEVADRVLEVYQEEEQNGKIKSLIMYNRATDVKESVSTLVREGTLGALFASLLILFFLRNFRATLIAIVSIPLSMLMAMICLHYFTDVTLNIMTLGGLAVATGRVVDDSIVVIENLVRRMRGERMTKEMILSATAEVGKAITSSTITTVAVFAPLGLLSGMIGGYFRPFALTVAFALISSLLVALTVVPLMAYALMKNAKPNEHRESAVSIGYKRVLRWSLNHKAIVLFTAFLLFIGSLVPIFAGKVGVVLLPEQEYKYMFATLKLPKDASLQTTQAEADRLDAIIREQKQVENTNLTVGGSFSGGTEQANMAEWFIGLRPDTDLDAFIDAISPKAQVAEGSEFSLVKDDMTGGGVISIEVTGSSPADIRKATELVTEAVASLAGTEKAANNLSDGIKGIAIEVRQADAAALGLSAAQASAQLRPFLSETPAGRIENASGSANELYLSLDGASLASVSDIGKLMITTPMGSRIQVSDIAKVSEVQLPGTLQYKNGAEFATVTAKITDKNASKVNNALIEKLDALKLPAGAHYSMGGSNADVQQMMSDMLMAMLVAIGMVYIVMVIAFREGRAPLAVLFSLPFALIGGLAGTLIVGEPLSVSSMIGFLMLIGIVVTNAIVLIERVQQQIEHGSTIREALIEAGGIRLRPILMTAIATICALMPLAVGLGGGSIISSGLAVVVIGGLTSSTLLTLVVVPAIYELLYFKRSREQRIQRAITQAA, from the coding sequence ATGAAATTCATTACGCAATTTTCGCTGCGAAATCCGGTAGCCATCGTGCTGCTGGTCATCTTAATCGCAGCGGGCGGCATGTATTCCGCAACACGTTTTAAGCAAGAGCAGCAGCCGGAGATCACGTTCCCCGGCATCATGGTAACGGCGGTTTACCCGGGCGCGGCGCCGAACGAGGTGCTCAACCAAGTTACGCTGCCCATCGAGAAGGTGCTGCAAAATGTCGAGGGCATCAAGAACGTAACCTCCTCCTCGGCAAACAGCACCTCCTTCCTCCAGCTGGAGTTCGGCTACAACGACGACATGAAGGAGAAGCAGGACGAAGTCAGCCGCGCGCTCTCCGATGCCCGTCTCCCGGAAAATGTGGAGAAGCCGCTTGTCCAGTACTTCTCGACGACGAATCAACCGATCATGTACACGACCGTATCCGCAAACGAAGGCGTATCCGAAGAAGAACTGGCGGAAATCGTGAAAACCAAGCTGCAGCCGAATTTGCAGGCGATCGAAGGCATCAGCAACGTGCACGCGATCGGCCTGCAGGATGAAGGCATCTATATTCGACTTCACGCCGAAGAAATGACGAAGCACGGCATCACGCACGAGCAGGTCATGATGGCGCTGCAGGCAAACAACATATCCGTGCCGCTCGGCGAAGCCAAGCTGGCGCAGACGACAATGCCCGTCTTCGTGCAAGGCGACCTGCGCTCGATCGACCAGCTTCGGGAATGGCGCCTCACCTCCAGCGGCGACGTCAAGCTGACCGATATCGCCGACATCGAGGAAGGCAAAGATTTGCAGGTCATCAGCCAAACGAACGGCAGCCCGAGCATTACGCTCAATATCGTCAAAGCCGGCAACGCCAACACCGTCGAAGTGGCGGATCGCGTGCTGGAGGTGTATCAAGAGGAAGAGCAGAACGGCAAAATCAAATCGCTCATTATGTACAACCGCGCGACGGACGTCAAAGAGTCGGTCAGCACGCTGGTCCGCGAAGGCACGCTCGGCGCGTTGTTCGCCTCGCTGCTGATTCTGTTTTTTCTGCGCAATTTCAGAGCGACGCTTATCGCGATCGTCTCCATCCCGCTTTCGATGCTGATGGCGATGATTTGCTTGCACTATTTTACCGATGTCACGCTTAACATTATGACGCTTGGCGGACTTGCGGTCGCGACAGGCCGCGTCGTGGACGACAGCATCGTCGTCATCGAAAATCTCGTGCGCCGCATGAGAGGCGAACGAATGACGAAGGAGATGATTTTGTCCGCGACGGCCGAAGTCGGCAAAGCCATAACATCCTCGACGATTACAACCGTAGCCGTCTTCGCGCCGCTCGGCCTGCTCTCGGGCATGATCGGCGGGTATTTCCGCCCATTCGCGCTAACGGTCGCTTTCGCGCTCATCTCCTCGCTGCTCGTCGCGCTTACGGTCGTTCCGCTCATGGCCTATGCCCTCATGAAGAACGCGAAGCCGAACGAACATCGCGAGTCGGCCGTCAGCATCGGCTACAAACGCGTGCTGCGCTGGTCGTTGAATCATAAGGCGATCGTGCTGTTCACCGCCTTCCTGCTGTTCATCGGCAGCCTCGTCCCGATCTTCGCAGGCAAAGTCGGCGTGGTGCTGCTGCCGGAGCAGGAGTATAAATATATGTTCGCGACGCTGAAGCTTCCGAAGGACGCCAGCCTGCAAACGACGCAAGCGGAAGCGGATCGCTTGGACGCCATTATCCGCGAGCAAAAACAGGTTGAGAATACGAACCTCACCGTCGGCGGCAGCTTCTCCGGCGGCACCGAGCAGGCCAATATGGCCGAATGGTTCATCGGGCTTCGCCCGGATACGGATTTGGACGCTTTTATCGACGCGATTAGTCCGAAGGCGCAAGTGGCCGAAGGCAGCGAATTCAGCTTAGTCAAAGACGATATGACCGGCGGCGGCGTGATCTCGATTGAGGTGACGGGCTCTTCCCCGGCCGATATCCGCAAGGCGACGGAGCTAGTAACCGAAGCCGTCGCAAGCCTTGCGGGGACGGAGAAAGCAGCCAACAATCTCTCGGACGGCATCAAAGGCATCGCCATCGAAGTGCGCCAAGCGGATGCAGCCGCACTCGGGCTGTCGGCCGCGCAAGCATCCGCCCAGCTGCGACCGTTCCTGTCCGAGACGCCTGCGGGCCGCATCGAGAACGCATCGGGCAGCGCCAACGAGCTTTACCTGTCGCTTGACGGCGCATCGCTCGCTTCCGTAAGCGATATCGGGAAGCTGATGATCACGACGCCGATGGGCAGCCGCATCCAGGTGAGCGACATCGCGAAGGTGAGCGAGGTTCAGCTGCCGGGGACGCTGCAGTATAAGAACGGAGCGGAATTCGCTACCGTAACGGCCAAAATCACCGATAAAAACGCGAGCAAAGTGAACAACGCGTTGATCGAAAAGCTGGACGCATTGAAGCTTCCGGCAGGCGCCCATTATTCCATGGGAGGCAGCAACGCGGACGTGCAGCAAATGATGAGCGACATGCTCATGGCAATGCTCGTGGCGATCGGCATGGTCTACATCGTCATGGTTATCGCTTTCCGCGAAGGCCGCGCGCCGCTTGCCGTCCTGTTCTCCCTGCCGTTCGCGCTCATCGGCGGCTTGGCCGGAACGCTGATCGTCGGCGAACCGCTGTCGGTATCCAGCATGATCGGCTTCCTGATGCTGATCGGCATCGTCGTCACCAACGCGATCGTGCTGATCGAGCGCGTGCAGCAGCAAATCGAGCACGGCAGCACCATCCGCGAAGCTTTGATCGAAGCCGGGGGCATTCGTCTGCGTCCGATCCTCATGACGGCGATCGCGACGATTTGCGCCCTCATGCCGCTCGCGGTCGGTCTCGGCGGCGGAAGCATCATCTCGAGCGGCCTTGCCGTCGTCGTAATCGGCGGCCTGACCAGCTCGACCTTGCTGACGCTTGTCGTCGTGCCGGCCATCTACGAGCTGCTCTACTTCAAGCGTTCGCGCGAGCAGCGCATCCAACGCGCGATCACGCAAGCCGCATAA
- a CDS encoding J domain-containing protein has protein sequence MNLKEAYELLGLPEGAAKEEVEKRYFILIRRDRGSKQRETTEHAEAQGINIEDINKAYKLILEAEDQKTTEQFNEANYGKYKAMGPMVQKTEHFFSYYKFHVLGAIAIIAALIYGINAYIDHRQEQERLANLPPVDVSVSFFGEYYSSDGTYPMSDLKPLEDRFLSQFPDWKRVTVFFTYVPSQMNSQQDTAMIQKSIIDLMMNKADVYIMDKENFNKLARDGSLLPLDGSNESKLGAGYKPELALKASTEDVPEQHVYGVDISASPLLEGLPVIGKEYVAGIRINGEKRDNAFKFISEYLEPAAAAK, from the coding sequence ATGAATCTGAAAGAGGCCTATGAGCTGCTTGGCCTTCCCGAAGGCGCAGCGAAAGAAGAAGTGGAGAAACGCTATTTTATTCTGATCCGCCGCGACCGCGGCAGCAAGCAGCGCGAAACGACCGAGCATGCCGAAGCGCAGGGTATCAACATCGAAGACATCAACAAGGCGTACAAGCTCATTTTGGAAGCGGAAGATCAGAAGACGACGGAGCAATTCAATGAAGCAAACTACGGCAAATATAAGGCAATGGGGCCGATGGTTCAGAAGACGGAACATTTTTTCAGCTATTATAAATTCCATGTGCTTGGCGCCATTGCGATTATTGCCGCTCTTATTTATGGGATCAATGCGTATATCGACCACCGTCAAGAACAGGAGAGGCTGGCCAATCTGCCGCCGGTCGATGTAAGCGTCTCCTTCTTCGGCGAATACTACAGCTCGGACGGCACGTATCCGATGTCCGATCTGAAGCCGCTCGAGGATCGGTTTCTCTCGCAGTTCCCGGACTGGAAGCGCGTGACGGTGTTCTTCACGTACGTACCGTCGCAAATGAACAGTCAGCAGGACACCGCCATGATTCAGAAAAGCATCATCGACCTGATGATGAATAAGGCGGATGTCTACATTATGGATAAAGAGAATTTCAATAAGCTCGCCCGGGACGGCTCGCTCCTCCCGCTCGACGGCAGCAACGAAAGCAAGCTCGGGGCAGGCTACAAGCCGGAGCTGGCGCTGAAAGCTTCGACGGAGGACGTGCCGGAGCAGCATGTGTACGGCGTCGACATCTCGGCGAGCCCACTGCTGGAAGGCTTGCCGGTGATCGGCAAAGAATACGTCGCCGGCATTCGCATCAACGGCGAGAAGCGCGACAACGCGTTTAAGTTTATTTCGGAGTATTTGGAGCCTGCCGCGGCGGCGAAATAG